The genomic region TTCCGCCTCTACGACACCTACGGCTTTCCGCTGGATCTCACGGAAGACGCCCTGCGCGCGGAAGGCCGAGGAGTGGACCGCGCAGGCTTCGAGAAGGCGATGGCCGAACAGCGGGCGCGGGCGCGCGCCGCCTGGGCCGGCTCGGGCGAGAAGGCGCTGGACCGGCTGTGGTTCGAGATCAAGGAGCGGGTCGGCGGCACGGAGTTCATCGGCTATGTCGCCGAAGAGGGCGAGGGCGAGGTGCGCGCGCTGGTCAGCGGAGAGGCGGAGGTGGCCGCGCTCGAAGAGGGCGAGGAGGGCTTCGTCATCCTCAGCCAGACGCCGTTCTATGCCGAATCCGGCGGACAGGTGGGCGATTCGGGGTGGATGCGGGGCGAAGGTGTGGAAGCCGAGGTGCGTGACACCCGGAAGGTCCTCGACAATCTCTGGCTTCACAAGGTGCGGGTGAAGAAGGGCCGGATCACCACGGGGCGCGTGCTGCATCTCGAGGTCGATCACGCGCGCCGCACCAAGATCCGCGCCAATCATTCCGCGACCCATCTGCTGCATGCGGCGCTGCGCCGGCTGCTGGGCGAGCATGTGACGCAGAAGGGCTCGCTTGTCGCGCCTGACCGGCTGCGCTTCGACTTCGCGCATCCGAAGGCGCTGAGCCGTGAGCAGATCGTCGCCGTCGAGCGGCTGGTGAACGCGATGATCCGCCAGAACCGCGCCGTCGAGACGCGGCTGATGACCTATGAGGAGGCCGTGGAGGCCGGCGCCATGGCCCTCTTTGGCGAAAAATACGGTGACGAGGTGCGCGTGCTCGCCATGGGCTGGGACGAGGAGGCGGACCGGCCGTTCTCGGTCGAGCTGTGCGGCGGCACCCATGTGAAGCGCACCGGCGACATCGGCTTCTTCAAGATCGTCTCCGAAACCGCGGTCGCCGCCGGCGTGCGCCGCATCGAGGCGCTCACCGGCGATGCCGCGGTCGTCTTCGCCGAGGAGCTGGAGGATCGCCTGCAGGCCCTGAGCGAGGTTCTCAGGGCCCCCGCCGATGCCCTTGCCGAGCGCGCGACGCAGCTTGTCGAGGAAAACCGGCGGCTCGAGCGGGCGCTTGCCGACACCCGCAAGAAGCTCGCGCTTGCCGGTTCCGCGGGCCGCGGCGGCGGGCCGGAGCCGAAGGCGGTGGCCGGCGTCGCCTTCCTCGGCCAGGTGCTGGAGGGCGTGCCGCCGAAGGAGCTGCGCGGGCTTGCCGACGAGGCGAAGAGGAGGCTCGGCTCGGGCGTCGCGGCCTTCGTGAGCGTGAACGACGGCAAGGCGGCCGTCCTCGTGGGCGTGACGAAGGACCTTGCGGGCCGCATCGATGCGGTGGAGCTGGTGCGCGCCGGGGTTGCGGCTGTCGGGGGGTCGGGCGGCGGCGGCCGGCCCGATCTCGCCCAGGGCGGCGGGCCGGACGGCGGGAAGGCGGCGCAGGCGCTCGCCGCCATCGAGGCCGCGCTCGCCGCGAAGGCGAAGGCCGCCTGAGCCCCCGCGTGCGGGCGGAGAAGGAGCGGACCATGGCGGGCGGGCAACGGGTTCCGGACGGGCTGGCCGAGGCGATCTTCGCCGGCGGCTGCTTCTGGTGCGTGGAGGCGGTGTTCAAGGATCTCAAGGGCGTGCACGCCGTCATCCCGGGCTATACCGGCGGCCACAAGCCGAACCCCACCTATCAGGAGGTCTGCACCGGCACCACCGGCCATGCGGAGGCGGTGCGCATCCTCTATGATCCGCGCGAGATCAGCTACCGCCAGCTGCTCGAGGTCTTCTTCACCACCCATGACCCCACGCAGCTCAACCGCCAGGGCCCGGACATCGGCACGCAGTACCGCTCGGCCGTGTTCGTGCGCACGCCCGAAGAGCGCGCGCTCGCGGATGAGATGAAGAAGCGGGCGGCGGAGTGGTGGGACGGGCCCGTCGTCACGGAGATCGCCGATGCGGGGCCCTTCTGGCCGGCGGAGGACTACCACCGCGACTATTTCGCCCGCCATCCCGACCAGCCCTATTGCGCCGGCGTCGTCGCGCCCAAGGTGGCCAAGGCCCGCAGCCGCTGGGCGCATCTGCTCAAATCCGCGGACGCTTGACCGGCGCGCCATTCCTTCGCGGCCCCTCCGGGACCGGCGACCATCCGGCACCCGTCCATCGACCCCCGATCGCGCATCCCGCACGAGGGGGCGGGCGGCATCTCCGACTTGCCCCTTCCTGTCGCCGGCCGGCTCTCCGGGCTTCGCCACCGGCCGGCTCTCTCTTCGTCACCCGACGGCACTTCTCTCTTCGTCACCCGACGGCACTTCTCTCTTCGTCACCCGCCGGCGTGACCGGCGGGTCCAGCCGCCGGGGACACCGGCACCGGCGCCCGTGCCGTCGACATGCCACATGGGTTCGCCGGTCAAGCCGGCGAACGACGATTCAGTCATCAGTCGTCAGTCATCTGTGATCAGGGACCGGCATGGCGGGCGTCACCCGCCGTTGCCCACGCTCCGCATCGTCACCCGCCGGCGTCATTTTTCCTCACCCGCCTCCTCTCTACATTCGTCACCCGCAGGCTCGACCGGCGGGTCCACCGCGCAGCGGAGACGGCCGCAAGCGCTGGGTCCGTCCTCCGTGGCGGCTGGATTCGCCGCTTTCGCGGCGAATGACGAAAGAAGAGAACGTCACCCGCCGGCTTGACCGGCGGGTCCACCGCGCAGCGGAGACGGCCGCAAGCGCTGGGTCCGTCCTCCGTGGCGGCTGGATTCGCCGCTTTCGCGGCGAATGACGAAAGAAGAGAACGTCACCCGCAGGCTCGACCGGCGGGTCCAGCGAACGGCGGAGCCGACTACAGGCGTGGGAGCTGTTGTCACCGCCGGCCGGGTTCGCCGCTTTCGCGGCGAATGACGAGGAGAACGAGAGTCACCCGCCGTTACGCACACTCCAGATCGTCACCCGCCGGCTCGACCGGCGGGTCCAGCAGGAAGGCGCAACGATCTCATGCGGGCGGGATGTCTCGGCCTGAGGCCGGGTCCGCCGGTTGAGCAGGCGGATGATGCGACCGGGGATGGCCGGCGCGGGCGGCGCCTTCAGGCCGCCTCGTCGGCCGCCGTGTCGGCGGGGCCGCCTTTGAGGATGAACAGGCGGTCGCAGTAGGGGCACTCGACCCGGCCCTCGTCGCCCATGTTGAGGAACACCCGCGGGTGGCCGACGGCGCCCTCGCCGCCGTCGCAGGCGACGACCCTGCTCTCCACCCTGATCACCTCCGGCGGCTCGGGGATCCTGTTCATGGACGCTCTCCCTGCGTCGTGCCATCCCGGCGCTCTCGACGGCGCCGCGGCGATGGTTAGGCGAGACGTGGCGCTTTTTCAAGCGCACCCGGACGGGCCGCGCGATTGACCGCGGTGCGGGCCGGGTGATAGCCGGAACGGGCGGCAAGCGAGGGAGCAGAGCATGAGCGGGCCGGCCATCCGCGCCACGAATCTCGTCAAGCGCTACGCCGGCGGCGTGGAGGCCCTGAAGGGCATCGATCTCGTCGTCCCGCAGGGTGCGATG from Rhodothalassiaceae bacterium harbors:
- the msrA gene encoding peptide methionine sulfoxide reductase MsrA, which gives rise to MAGGQRVPDGLAEAIFAGGCFWCVEAVFKDLKGVHAVIPGYTGGHKPNPTYQEVCTGTTGHAEAVRILYDPREISYRQLLEVFFTTHDPTQLNRQGPDIGTQYRSAVFVRTPEERALADEMKKRAAEWWDGPVVTEIADAGPFWPAEDYHRDYFARHPDQPYCAGVVAPKVAKARSRWAHLLKSADA
- the alaS gene encoding alanine--tRNA ligase produces the protein MPTSNEIRKTFLEFFRERGHEVVPSASLVPASDPTLLFTNAGMVPFKNVFLGLEKRPYVRAASAQKCVRAGGKHNDLDNVGYTARHHTFFEMLGNFSFGDYFKEGAIRYAWELVHGVFGLPKERLWVTVYHEDDEAHDLWRRISGLPEGRIVRIATSDNFWSMGDTGPCGPCSEIFYDHGPDVPGGPPGSPEADGDRYVEIWNLVFMQYDQQADGTRLPLPKPSIDTGMGLERIAAVLQGVHDNYDIDIFRRLIAASVELTGVPAEGRHRPSHRVIADHLRAVSFLIADGVMPANEGRGYVLRRIMRRAMRHAHMLGAKEALMHRLVPVLVDEMGAAYPELRRAQPLIQEILKLEEERFRSMLERGLQLLEEEVAKLPPGAPLPGEVAFRLYDTYGFPLDLTEDALRAEGRGVDRAGFEKAMAEQRARARAAWAGSGEKALDRLWFEIKERVGGTEFIGYVAEEGEGEVRALVSGEAEVAALEEGEEGFVILSQTPFYAESGGQVGDSGWMRGEGVEAEVRDTRKVLDNLWLHKVRVKKGRITTGRVLHLEVDHARRTKIRANHSATHLLHAALRRLLGEHVTQKGSLVAPDRLRFDFAHPKALSREQIVAVERLVNAMIRQNRAVETRLMTYEEAVEAGAMALFGEKYGDEVRVLAMGWDEEADRPFSVELCGGTHVKRTGDIGFFKIVSETAVAAGVRRIEALTGDAAVVFAEELEDRLQALSEVLRAPADALAERATQLVEENRRLERALADTRKKLALAGSAGRGGGPEPKAVAGVAFLGQVLEGVPPKELRGLADEAKRRLGSGVAAFVSVNDGKAAVLVGVTKDLAGRIDAVELVRAGVAAVGGSGGGGRPDLAQGGGPDGGKAAQALAAIEAALAAKAKAA